In Anaerolineales bacterium, the DNA window GCGGACGTAATCGTCACCCGCACGGTTTCGCGCAACGGCCAGGTGATCCTTCAGGACCGGTTCGCCACGCATTACCTGGCTTGGGGCGCGGTCTGCCAGTACCACCCGGACCGGTATACGCCGCCCTCGGACAACGCCCCCTGCCCGCCGGAATAAACCGGCGCGGCGTCCCCCGCCGGCCGGATCGATCCATCCCAAAGCGCAAAGGAGAGCGATCATGCGAATTACCCGCCGATGGCAGACTCGGCAGACCCCCAGCCTGGCTTTCGAGTTTTTTCCGCCGAAGAATTCCGCCGCGGCGCAGAAATTGGATGTGGCAATCGACCGCTTGTCGGAACTGAAGCCGGATTTCGTGACGGTCACCTTCGGGGCGGGCGGCTCGACTCGCGACGGATCGCGCCAGCTCGCGGCCCGGCTGATCCGCGAAAAGGGGCTCGACGTCGTCGCCTATTTCGCCGGATACGGATTGGGGCTTCGGGAGATCGAGGACGTGCTCAAGGGGTATTCCGAAGTCGGCGTGGAAAACGTCCTGGTCGTCCGCGGAGACCCGCCCCGCGACCCGGCATTCCGGCCTCGGCCGGACAGCCTGGCATACGCCTCCGACCTGCTGGAATACATCCGGCCGCGCTTTCCGTTTTGCCTCGGCGCGGCCGGCTATCCGGAAGGGCACGTGCGGTCTGAAAGCCCGGAGCGGGACGCCGATTTCCTGAAACTGAAAGTGGATCAGGGCGCGGAATTCATCATCACCAACTACTTCTACGACAACCGTTTCTTCTTCGACTATCTTGACCGCTGCCGGGCCCGGGGGGTGAAGGTTCCGATCCTTCCGGGGGTGATGCCGATCTACTCCGCGAAGATGACCGAATCCCTGGCCGCGGCCTGCGGAGCCACCGTTCCCGAGGCCCTGCGCCGACAGCTCGCCGCGATCCCGGAATCCGACAAGCAGGCGGTGCGGGGCTTCGGAATCGAGTTCCTCGCCCAACAGTGCCGCGAATTGCTGGCGGCGGGGGCGCCCGGATTGTTGTTCTACACCATGGACCGCTGGACGGCGGCCGCCGAGGTCGTTCACCGTCTGCGGGCCGACGGTTTGTTGTAAGCGAGGGCCGGATCCGGCGGCCAAACGGGAATCCGGGCCGGCAACGGCTTTGCTTCGCTGCGCCAACCTTCCGACGGTCGGCATCGATGACGATGCGCCGCGCGGGAACCGGGGGCGATCACCCGTCCCGGATCGTTCCTTGGGCAACCCTCTGGAAGAAGAAAGTCAACCGGTGTAATATCGGAAACCGGCGGACCGACGGGACGGAAAAAACCATAGGTAATATTGCGTGGAGCGGGGCGATGGGGCAATCCCCTTCTTATTCCAGCCAAGGAGATTGCCGCGCTCCCTCCGGTCGTTCGCAATGACGCCGCGCAATAGCTTCTGCAACACCCTGCCGGGATTTGCCGATTCTTAAGGAGGTGTCGTCCATGATCGCGCCCGATTTGCTGGAAATCCTGCGTTGCCCCGCTTGCGTCCAGGAAAAACAAGGTCTTCTGAAGCTCGAGAAGGAAGTCTGGCTGGTTTGCCAGGAGCCGGATTGCGGACGCAAATACCCCATCCGCGACGAGATCCCGGTCATGCTGATCGAAGAGGGGGACCGGTGGGTTGGCACCCGGGTTGAGGATCTGCCCGTTCCGCCTCCCGCCGCCTGAGGGGGCCGTTCCACGCATGAACGCCTGCACCCGGCGGACGTTTCTTAAAGCGGCCGGAGCATCGCTGGCCGGTGCGGCGTCCGCCCTCGCCCCCCGAGGAATCCCGCGTCCGGACGGACAACACGAAATTGCCGCAACCCGTCACCCCGAGGATCAGCCGCCTTCGTACTGTCTCGCCCGGACCACCGCCAACGGAATTCGAGTCCATGACGAGCCGGATTCCGCCGCCCCGGTCCTGCGGCGGTTGTACCGCGATCAAATCGTCACCGCCCTTGAAGAAATCCAAGCCGCCAAGGGCCCCGAGGGAAATCCGCGGTGGTTCCGCCTTCTGGAAGGATTCGCCCACACCGCCAACCTGCAGGAAGTCCGGTACGATTTCCAGCCCGCGGTTTTCGACATTCCCGAAGGAGGGATCCTGTCGGAAGTGACGGTTCCCTTCACCCAATCCCGCCATGGTCCTTCGGCGCGGGCGGCGCCGCTTTACCGGTTGTATTACAAATCCGTCTATTGGGTGACGGGGATTTCCGTGGACGAAGACGGCCGCCCGTGGTATGCGATCCTCGACGATTGGCTGCACTATACGTATTACGCCCGGGCCGAGCATCTGCGCCCGTTTGCGCCCGAGGAGCTGGCCCCGATCTCGCCGGACGTTCCGCCGGATTCCAAACAAATCGATGTGGACCTGACCCGGCAAACCGTCACGGCGCTGGAATGCGAGCAGCCGGTGTTCACCGCCGTGGTTTCCAGCGGCTGGCTGAGGAAGAATCCCCAGCCCGGCCAGGGCCGGACGATCACGCCGATCGGCCGATTCCGGGTGTTTGAAAAGGTTCCCAGCCGGCATATGGGGAACGGGCGGCTGACCTCAGAAATCGAAGCTTACGAACTTCCCGGAGTGCCCTTTGTCTCGTTCTTCCACATCCTCGGGACGGCGTTTCACGGTGCCTACTGGCACAACGATTTCGGCCGCCCGGCCAGCCAGGGCTGCCTGAACATGCGTCCGGATGAAGCCCGCTGGTTGTACCGCTGGATTCACCCGACGGTGGCTTGGGAGATCGACCCCCCCAAATTCGAAGGCCAGGGGACGGAAGTGTATCTGCATGATTAAGCCGAACCCCAAAAAACTCACCGCAGAGAAGCGAAGGCCGCAGGGAAAAAACCACCTCGGCGGACTCTGCGCCTCTGCGGTGAAGGTCAATTTTGCTTCTTTTTCCAAATCCAGAGTAGAATGACCGCGGGAGAAAGGGAAAGAAACGGAAGAATCCATGCCCAAAACGGCGCTGGTAGTGGACGATAACCGCGAAACGGCTGACGGCCTGGTAAAGATGCTGACGCTGATCGGCTTTACCGCTCAACCGGTTTACAGCCCGCGCCTGGCGATCGAAAGCATGAGCCGGGGCCTTCCCCAACTGCTGGTCCTTGACGTCCACATGCAGGGGGTCGACGGCGGCGAAGTGATCCGCTTCATCCGCCGGGACCCTTTGCTTTCCTCGGTGCCGATCCTGGCCGTCTCCTCCGACACGCAGGATGCGATCGTGGCGGGAATCCTCGCGGCCGGAGCCGATGCCTTTCTCCCCAAACCGGTGGAATTCGACGATCTGGAAGGGACGGTCGAGCGCATCACCCGGCACCGACCTTAAGCTTAACCGCCGCCGCGGGGTGGGAACGCCCAGCACCCAGAAAAATTCCAGGCCGCGCAGGTTATCGCCCTGCTCTTCCATCTTTTCGCTCCCGAAAACCCGGTTTTCCAGGGCTGGACCCTTGACATCTTCAAATCAGTTGTGTATTATGCCTATTGGCACTCCTGCCTTTGGAGTGCTAATTCTCACTAAACCGAAAAATCCAAAAAGGAGGTAAGCAAGATGGCCGTTACATTTAAACCGCTTGGCGATCGGGTCGTCATCGAGCCATTGGAGCAGGAAGAAACCACGCCTGCCGGGATCGTCATTCCCGACACCGCCAAGGAAAAGCCGCAGAAGGGCAAAATCCTTTCGATCGGACCCGGCGCGCGGGACGAAGCGGGGAAGCGCATTCCGATGGATGTGAAAGTCGGGGATATCGTTCTGTATGCGAAATATGCCGGTACCGAGGTCAAGGTAGACGGCAAGAAGCTGCTGATCGTGAAAGAATCCGATATCCTTGCCACCCTCGAAGGCTAGGTGGGAAAGACTCACCGGCCGAGAAAACCCAGGAGAATGAACGATGAGTGCCAAACAGCTTGTTTTTTCGGATGAAGCCCGCAAACGGCTGAAGGAGGGAATTGAAATCCTCGCCAATGCGGTCGCCACCACCCTCGGACCCAAGGGCCGCAACGTCGCCCTGGATAAAAAATTCGGCGCCCCGACCATCACCCACGACGGCGTGACCGTGGCCAAGGAAATCGAGCTCGAGGATCCGTTCCAGAACATGGGCGCCCAGCTGCTCAAGGAAGCCGCCACCAAGACCAACGACATCGCCGGAGACGGCACCACCACCTCGACGGTGCTTGCGCACGCGATCGTTATGGAAGGCCTGAAGAGCGTTGCCGCCGGCACCAATCCGATGCTGATCAAACACGGGATCGAAAAAGCCACCGAGGCGGTCGTCGAGGCGATCCGCGGTCAGTCGCAGAAGATCGAGACCAAGGAAGAAATCGCCCATGTCGCCACCAACTCCGCGGCCGACAGCCAGATCGGCACCTTGATTTCCGACGTGATGGACAAGGTCGGCAAGGACGGCGTGATCACGGTCGAGGAATCCAAGAGTCTCCAGTTCGAAACCGAGTACGTGGAAGGCATGCAGTTCGACCGCGGCTACATTTCCGCCTACTTCATCACCAGTCCGGAAGCGATGGAATCGGTCATCACCGAGCCGCACATCCTGATCTACGACAAGAAAATTTCCGCCGCCACCGACATTGTCCCGATCCTGGAAAAACTGGTCCAGACCGGGAAACGCGAGCTGGTGATCATCGCCGAAGAGATTGAAGGCGAAGCGCTGGCCACCCTGGTGCTGAACAAGCTGCGCGGGATGCTCAACGTTCTGGCGGTTAAAGCCCCCGGATTCGGCGACCGGCGCAAGGCGATGCTGCAGGATATCGCCATCCTCACCGGCGGGCAAGTGATCACCGAAGAACTCGGCAAGAAGCTGGAAAACACGACCCTCGCCGATCTCGGCAAGTGCGACAAGGTCGTGGCCACCAAAGACGACACCACCATCGTCGGCGGCAAGGGCGATGCGAAGAAGATCAAGGGCCGGATCGAAGAGATCAAGGTCGAGATCGACAAATCCACCTCGGATTACGACAAGGAGAAGCTGCAGGAGCGGCTGGCCAAGCTTTCCGGCGGCGTGGCCGTGATCCGGGTCGGAGCCGCCACCGAGACCGAATTGAAGGAAAAGAAGCACCGCGTGGAAGACGCGCTCTCGGCGGCCCGCGCGGCGGTCGAGGAAGGCATTGTCGCCGGCGGCGAAATCTCGCTGATCAACGCCGCCTCGGTCCTCGACAAGGTCAAGCTCGATACCGAGGACGGCCAGGTGGGCGTCAACATCGTCCGCAAGGCGCTGGAAGCCCCCATCCGCCGTCTGGCCGCCAACGCCGGGGAAGACGGTTCGGTGGTGATCGACGCCGTCCGGCGCAAATCCGCCGAAGCCAAGAGCAAACACATCGGCTACAACGTCCTCACCAACGAATACACCGACATGATCAAGGCCGGCATCATCGATCCGGTCAAGGTCGTGCGCGGCGCGCTGGAAAACGCGGCCTCCATCGCCGCGATGATCCTAACCACCGAGGCGCTGATCACCGACGCGCCCGAGAAGGAAAAGCCGGCGCCGATGCCGCCCGGCGGCGGTATGGATTACTAGAATCATCCGGTGCGAAGGAAACAACAAATCCCCCGCGATACTCGCGGGGGATTTTTGTTCTTGGCCCTCAACCCGTCGGAAAACCGCCGACCCCCTTCTCCCGGACCGAGGGCTGGGAGGAAGGAAGGGGATGAGGGGCGTAGGGATTACGGCGTCGGCGTAACCGTGTAGGTCGGCGTGTATCCGTAGGTCGGGGATACGCGCGTCGGAACCGGGGTGGCGATCCCGTAGCGGCACTTCAGTTCCATTCCAACGAAAAGGAAGTTGGGATCCTCGAGATCGGGGTTTTGTTTTTTGATGTCCTCCACGGTGGACAGGCACTTGTTGGCGATCGATTCGAGCGTGTCGCCCTCCATGACCCGGATCGTGATCACCGTTCCGGGTTTTGTGTCGGGCGGGATGGCGGTCGGGGTGAAGCCGGTCCCGGCCGGGGGCAGGAGGACCGTTTGGCCGATCTGGATGTTGTTCGGATCGATCGTCGGATTCATGGCTACGATGGCTTCCACCGAAACGCCGCATTTGTCGGCAATCCCCTGCAGGGTCTCGCCGGCTTGCACGACGTAAGCCGAAGGACAGGACGGCGTCGGCGTCAAGGTGGGAGTCTCCGGCGTCGGCGAGTTGAAGATCGATGGCGTGAAGGTCAAGGTGGCGTCGAGGGTCGCCGTTGGCGTCGGGACTTTCGACGCCAGGAACGGCAGAGGCAGCGCGCCGGGGCCGCCGATCCCGATGATCAGAAGTTCGATTCCAATGACGGTGGCGATGCCGGTCAGCATACCGATGAAAAAATTCCCCAACCCTTCCCGCCGACGCGGATAAAAACCCGACACATCGCCGAAATCTTCCGAACCGTTCAAGTCTGACATTTTCTCCTTCCTTCCGGCCTCTCCAGGAAGGCTTGCCAATAGCCTGAAAATTGGTGGTTGGTAGAGGATCCGGATAAATTCATTCTACCGAATTGGATAGGTTTATGCCACAAGCGCAAAAACGGCTGTTTTATGAGGTTTTTGGGGGCTGAATCCGCCCGAGAGACCAGGCGGCGGCCTCGCTTAAGATGGGATCCGTGTGCATTCGGGCGGTCCGCAGGGCCGGCAGAGCTTCATTGCTCCCGGTGTTTCCGAGTGCGATTATCAGGTTGCGAAGGTAGCCCTCCCGGCCTGCCCGCCGCAAGGCGCTGCGGTGAAACCGGATTTGCCATTCCTCCTCGGTCAGTCCCAGTTCCCCCCCCATGTCGCCGATCGGAAAATGCGGCCGGGGGAGGAAGGCGGCTTCCGCGGCCGCGGCCGCTTTCCGATTCCACGGACAGGCGGTCTGGCACAGATCGCATCCGAACACGGACCGGCCCAAAAGCCCGCGCAGCGGCTCTGGGATCGGACCGCGGTGCTCGATCGTCCAATAGGCGATGCAGCGCCGGGCGTCGATCGTCCGGCCGGGCAGGATGCAATTGGTCGGGCAGGCCCGCCGGCAAAGGTCGCACGTTCCGCACCGGTCGCCGGGAAACGGGGGATCGGGGGGCAGGTCCAATTCGGTGAGGATTTCCGCCAGGAAGAGGAAGGATCCAAGGGCGGGATGGATCAGCATCGAATTCCTGCCGATCCAACCCAGGCCGGCGCGCGAGGCGATCTCCCGCTCCAACAGCGGCGCGGTATCGACGGCGATGCGGCAGGCGAGGCGCCGGCCGGCCGCCCGCTCGACGAATTCGGACAGCGCGCGGAGGCGCGGGCGCAGGAAGTCGTGATAGTCGTCTCCGAGCGCGTAGGCGGCGACGAACCCCTCCAAGGGGAGATTCAGCGGCGGCGGCGGAGGGGGGTAGGGCGCGGCCAGTGCGATGATCGAACGGGCCGCGGGCAACAGCCGCCGCGGATCGGCGCGCGCGGCCAAGGAATGCCCGGCCGCCAAATACCCCATGCCGGCGTGGAATCCGCCGGCGATCCATTCGGCAAACAGCGGGTAATGCTCCGGCGGTTCGGCGCCGGTGAAGCCGCACAATGCGAATCCCAGCTCCCGCGCCCGCTCCCGGATCGATTCCTTTAGCGCTTCCATTGCGGAGTCGGCGCTCACCAGCCGCTGGCGGTGAACGCCGCCGAAAGGAAGTCGGAACGCTCTTCGGCGGTCATGAAGCGCGGCCGCGCGACATCCACGAAGCGGATGCTGATCAACTCCGTGCCAAGGTGCCGGCCCCGGTAGAACACGTGCCGGTCGATGAAGGCCACGTCCGTCCCTTCCGAGAAGCCGAATTGGTCGAAAAACAAGTTGCCCAAGCCGTAATGGAGGAACGCGCCGTCCGAAAAGGCGATCCCCTGGGGGTGGTGGGCTTGGCTTCCGGAGACGATCGCCGCCCCGGCCGCGGCCGGAATCGCAAACTCCTGCACCTGCTGGACGGTCGCCTCGAAATGGTAGAACTCGAAATATTGGAAGGTCATGATCGGCAGGTACCCCTCGGACCGCAGCCGGCGGATTTCGGATTGCAGGTAGTCGAAGTCGCAGGGCGCCGCGCCGGGAGAATCCGCGGCGGCCCATTCGCCGTTGTAGCCGGGGCGGTTGCAGCCGATGAAGGCCAACCGGTTGCCGTTGTGTTCGATCAGGACCGGCTGGCGGGCGGCCGCCAAATCCTCCCCGCTGGCGTAGTACCGCCATCCCCTCTGCCGGTAAAGCTCGATCGTGTACAGCAAGGCGTCGGCTTTGTAATCCAAGACGTGGTTACCGGTGAGCTCGACGATGTCGGTGCCGATGTATTCCAGCAGATCGATGTAACGCGGATCGGAGCAAAAGCGGTATATGCCGGGGCTCGGGTCCGGCGGCGGGCAATCCTGCGCGAAAGGAATCTCGTTGCTGATGTGGGTCAGATCCGCTTCCCGGAGAAGCGGTCCGACATCCTGGGCCGGATACAAAACCCCCAAGCGTTCCATCGTGCTGGCCGTGGCGCGCACCAGCGCGGTCACGCCGGTCATCACCAGCGTGGTCATCTTGGCGGGATCGCGGTTGGTCGGGGGGATGATTTCCTCGGAGGCCCGCTCGCAGAGTTCCATCCGCCCCAGGCAGGAGATCGGAACGCTCAGCGGATAGGCGGCGGGGATGAAATCCGTGCGCATCGGCGATTGGCCGTCCACGGCGAGGACTTTCCAGCGCGGTTCGATGTTCTCCCAGGGGATGATCGCCCACGAAGGGCGGTCGGACCATGCCGCGTCCAGAATCGCCTCGCCGGCTGCGACCTGCACCGAACCCGGGGTGGGCATCCCCCACAGGGCGCTGAAGACCTCCAACGTGTTCTGATCCAGGATCAACGGGCGGTGGGAGAACAAGCCCGCCCCGTTGCTGGACCACGCCTGCCGCAGTTCCCAGCTGTACAAGCCGTCGGGCAGGGTGGGGAAGGGCGCGGCCAGCGCGTAGATCCATATGGAGATCGGGCGGTCGGTTCCGACCTTGATCTGGATGTCCGCCGTCTCCGGCGAAGCGGCCGCCCTCCAACCTTCGGGGATGAGGACGGCGTCGCGGAACGCCGCCGGCAGGGAGGGGGCCAACCAAAAAGCGGTTTGGGCGACGGCGGGCGTCGGATTGCCGGACGGGAAAGCCTCCGCCGAGGGATCCTGGTCGGTCGGCAGAAAGGGTGTGAAGGTCGCCGAGGGAATCGCGGCGGGGCCGAATTCTTCCGACGCGGCTTTGCCTCCGCCGCCGTTTTCACGGGAGACGAGGCCGGCGCAGGCGGCCGTGATTGCTCCAAGAAATAATGCTCCGGCGGCTCTCCAAGGTGTTTTTTTCATGCTGGCGTTCCGGGGAGCGTTCGAATAATTCCTACGAACGTTCCACCGTCTGCATTTCCTCCCAGTTTTCGCCTTGTTTGGCGTCGGCGACGAGCGGAACGCTGATCGACAAGACCCCCTCCATGATTCGCCGCACGATTCGTGCCGCCTCCGGGATTTCCGCGGCGGGGCAGTCGAGGACCAGTTCGTCGTGGACCTGGAGGATCATCCTGGCGGCCAGGCCGGCTTCGGCCAGCGCGTCCGGCAGGCGGATCATCGCCAGTTTCATCAGGTCGGCGGCCGATCCCTGGACGGGCGCGTTGATCGCCTCGCGCTCCGCCCGGTTGCGGGCGGCCGCGTCCAGCCGCCCCGCCCCGGAAAGCTCCGGGAAGTAGCGCCGCCGGCCGAGCATGGTTTCCACATACCCCGTTTGGGCGGCTTGGCGTTTGATGTTCTCCACAAAATCGCGGATTCCGGAGAATCGCTCGAAGTATTTGCCGATGAAATCTTCCGCCTCGGAAAGGGTCAGATCGGTCGAACGGGTCAGCCCGAAGGCCGTCTGGCCGTAGAGCAGGCCGAAGTTCACCGCCTTGGCGTGCCGCCGCATTGCGGACGTTACGTCCGCCAGCGGCACCCCGTAGACCGCCGCCGCCGTCGCGGCGTGGATGTCCTCCCCGCGCCGGAAGGCCTCGGTCATGCCCGGATCCCGCGCCATGTGCGCCGCCAGACGCAGTTCGATCTGCGAGTAGTCGATCGAAAGCAGACGGCCTCCGGGCGATGGGACGAACGCGCGGCGGATCCGGCGGCCTTCCTCGCTGCGGGTGGGGATGTTCTGCAGGTTTGGGTCCGAAGAGGAAAGCCTGCCGGTCACCGTCCCGGTTTGGTTGTAGGACGTATGCACCCGGGAGGTGGCCGGGTCGACTTCGGCGCCCAGGGCGACGACGTAGGTGGAGAGCAGTTTGGAGAGTCCGCGGTGGCGGAGGATCAGCTCCACCACCGGATGCTGGCCGACCAAGCTCTCGAGGACGTCCGCCGCGGTGGAGTATTTTCCGGCGGCGGTCTTGCGGGATCTGTCCGGCGGCTGCAGCTGCAGCTGGCCGAAGAGCGCGTCGGCGAGCTGTTGGGTGGAGTTGAGGTTGAAGGGACGCCCGATCAGCGCGTGCGCTTCGGCCTCGATCCTCTGCAGTTCGACCTGCATCTCGGCCCCGAGCCGTTCCAGGTACGGCAGATCCAGCGCGACGCCTTCCTGCTCCATCGCCGCCAGGACCGGGATCAGCGGCATCTCCATTTCTTCAAACAGCTTGTTCTGACTCCGCTCCGCGAGTTCCTTGCGCAGCGGGGCGACCAGCCGCAGGGTGACGTCCGCGTCGGCCGACGCATACGCCGCCGCTTGCGCGGCCGGGACTTGGTCCATAGTGATCTGCTTGGCGCCTTTGCCGATCAGCGCTTCGATCGGGGTCATCTCAACTCCGAGGCGCACGAAGCCGAGATCCTTCAGGCCGAGGCTGCGCGAGGCGGGATTGCACAGCCACTCGGCGATCATCGTGTCGAAGGCCGGCGCGGAGATCGGTATCCCGGCCCGGGCCAGGACCGTCAGATCGTATTTAATGTTGTGCCCGGCCTTCGGCAATTTGCCGTCCGCCAGAGCCTTTCCAAGCCGGTCCCGGACCAGCCGCGGATCGAGGTTGGGTCCGCCGGCATGACGGAGCGGAAGGTAAAAGCCCTCGCCCTCCTCCACGGCGACCGAAATCCCCACCAACTCGGCCCGCATCGGATCGGTGGAGGTGGTCTCGGTGTCCACCGCGAGCAGCGGTGCGCGGGAGATTTTTTCCATCAGATCGGAAAGCTTGCGCTCGTCGTTGACCAGCGTCCAGGATCCCGCCTGCGCCTGCGGCCGGGCCTCGGCGAACATTCCGATCTGCACCCCGGCGGCGGGGGCGAAGGGCAGGCGCGCGAGCAGGGTGCGGAATTCGAGCGTCTGAAACAACCCCGCCACCTCGTCGCGCGCAAAGCGTCCCGCCCGGCATTCCTCCATCGCCAGGCGGACCGGCGCATCGGTGCGGATGGTGGCCAGAGTCCGCGAAAGGAGGGCGTTTTCCCGCCCGGCCTCCAATTTCGTCCGCCAGCGCGGCGCGACCGCATCCAGATTGGCGTAGATCGAATCCAGCGAGCCGAATTTCTGCAGCAATTCGGTGGCGGTCTTCTCGCCGACGCCCGCCACTCCGGGGATGTTGTCGGATTTGTCGCCGACCAGGGCTTTGTAGTCGATCAGCTTGGGCGGCGCGAATCCCCATTCCTGCTCGAACCGCCCCGGATCGTAGTCGGTCGATTCCGAAAGCGACCGTCCCGGCAGGCGGACCGAAACGCGTTCGTCGACCAACTGCAGCAGGTCGCGGTCCCCGCTGAGGATCAACACCGGGACTCCTTCGGCGGAGGCCTGGCGGGCGACGGTTCCCAGCACGTCGTCGGCTTCGAACCCCTCGGCTTCCAGGACGGGGATGCGGAAGGCGCGCACCACCTCGCGGATGCGCTCGATTTGCGGGCGCAGGTCGTCGGGCATCTTCGCCCGGGTGGCTTTGTACTGGGGATACAGGTCGTCGCGGAACGTGCGGCCGGTGTCGAAGGCGACGGCCAGGTATTCCGGTTTGTCTTTTTCCAGCAGGGAGAGCAGGATCGAGGTGAATCCGTAGGTGCCGGCGGTCGGCTCGCCCTGCGACGTTACCCAGCGGCTGGCCTGGGCGCCCGCGCCGGTCAGCGCGAAGTAGGCCCGATAGGCGAGCGCGTGTCCGTCCACCAAAAACAATTTAGGGGTCATGGTTGTCGGGAGAATCCGCGGGGGGATGGGCAAGCCGGGCGCGCCGCAGTTCGTCGGTGATGCTGCCGGGCTTCCGCGGAAGGTCGCCGGTCTTGCGCTTCGGCCCGCCGAGCTCGCCGGTTTTCCGCATCGCCCCGATCAGATCTCCGGTGCGGGGTTTGGGCATCCCGAGTTCGCCCGTCTTCCGCCGGGAGGCGGCGAATTCGGCGGTCGAGCGGCGGAAGACTCCGGTTGCGGGGGGGGTATCCAGCGCCTTCTCGAAGTTCTTGGCCCGGCGGCGAGCGGCCGAGACCGAGGTCTTGCGGTCGAACAGCAAGGTTAGGTCGTAATCCAACGCGATCGAAATCGAAAAGAGGAACACCTCCTCGTTGTCCGGAGGGATGCGGACATATTGCATGACCGTTCCGCCCGGCGTCACCGCCCAAATCTCGGCCGCGTGGCGGGCGATCAGCGAGAGTTTATCGCGGGAAAACTCCCCCGCCCCGGCGTGCAATTCATCGCCGCGCGTGATCAGGCAGGCCCGCACCGAATTCTCCGACGCCAACCTGTCCAGCCAGGCGCCGGCTTTGCCTGCGTTTTCCAGCCAGGGGACCAGGCGGGTGGATTTTTTCGGCGCCGGCGGCTTTAAGAGATCGAGTTCGGATTCTTCCCCCTCCTCAAAGCCGGATTCCGCGAGCGGCGGAGCTTCCACTCCGAGCAATCCGGCGATGTAGGGGACCAGGTCCGGCAGATAAAACGGCTTGGTCAATGCGCCTTGAATGCCGAGTTCGGCGATGACCGGGTTCTCCGGATCGTTGTCCGGCGGGATTCCCAGCAGAATCATCTCCGGACGGATCTTCTGGAAGGCGCGGATCAATTCTTCCGCCGGCCCGTCGGGAAGGTGAAAATCGACGATCGCCAGGTCGACCGGCTTGCCGGAAGCGGTTTGGAATGCTTCCCGCCCCGTAAGGGCGAGGGTGCAATCGAATCCCACCGCGGAAAGCGCCTGCTGAAGCATAGCGGCAAGCCCGGGGTTGGCGTCGACGATCAGAATCGAACGGTTCATGAGGTAAGTGTAGCATAGAGGGCGGCCGGCATTGGGGAAAAGCCGTCCGGGAGGGGTGCGGAACAGGCTTGGGGCGTCATGGCGAGCCTCGTCGCGAAGAAACCGGAGTGGAATCGGGGCGGCGCAGTTTTTAAGGCGGGAGAATGCTTCGCTCCCTTCGGTCGTTTGCAACGCCGCTCGAAACGGCCTTTCGCGTTCGATTAAAGAGTCCGCGGCGCCCTGCAGGCGCCGCGGACCGCAAAGGGGTTGACCGCGCACTACGCCGAAGCGGAGCCGCCATTGTCTTTGCCCGGACCCGATTTATCCTCGTTCTTGGTCACGACGTAGATCAGGATCAATCCCAGACCGAAGAACAGCGGGATGAACGCGCCGATCATCCAGGGTCCCAGGCCGAATGGATATCCCGAGTAAACTCCCAGCGGCCACAAACCGACGGTAAGCGCCACTCCGAGGGAGGCGACCACCACGCCCCAACGCAGGGCGGCTTTCCCATTGTCGCCCCTTTCCAACCGTCCGGCCTCCGCCTTCAATAATCCCTTCTCCGCCAGCGCCAGGGTCTCTTTGTATTGCAGCCAACGCCAGACCGCCAGGAAGGCGAACAGGACGATGAAAAACACGATCCCGCAGCAGAAGGGTGCATAAATGAAGGATGGATCGAAATTGGATGTCATCATGTGTCTCCTT includes these proteins:
- the groES gene encoding co-chaperone GroES, with protein sequence MAVTFKPLGDRVVIEPLEQEETTPAGIVIPDTAKEKPQKGKILSIGPGARDEAGKRIPMDVKVGDIVLYAKYAGTEVKVDGKKLLIVKESDILATLEG
- a CDS encoding Trm112 family protein; its protein translation is MIAPDLLEILRCPACVQEKQGLLKLEKEVWLVCQEPDCGRKYPIRDEIPVMLIEEGDRWVGTRVEDLPVPPPAA
- a CDS encoding response regulator translates to MPKTALVVDDNRETADGLVKMLTLIGFTAQPVYSPRLAIESMSRGLPQLLVLDVHMQGVDGGEVIRFIRRDPLLSSVPILAVSSDTQDAIVAGILAAGADAFLPKPVEFDDLEGTVERITRHRP
- a CDS encoding methylenetetrahydrofolate reductase, with amino-acid sequence MRITRRWQTRQTPSLAFEFFPPKNSAAAQKLDVAIDRLSELKPDFVTVTFGAGGSTRDGSRQLAARLIREKGLDVVAYFAGYGLGLREIEDVLKGYSEVGVENVLVVRGDPPRDPAFRPRPDSLAYASDLLEYIRPRFPFCLGAAGYPEGHVRSESPERDADFLKLKVDQGAEFIITNYFYDNRFFFDYLDRCRARGVKVPILPGVMPIYSAKMTESLAAACGATVPEALRRQLAAIPESDKQAVRGFGIEFLAQQCRELLAAGAPGLLFYTMDRWTAAAEVVHRLRADGLL
- a CDS encoding L,D-transpeptidase, producing MNACTRRTFLKAAGASLAGAASALAPRGIPRPDGQHEIAATRHPEDQPPSYCLARTTANGIRVHDEPDSAAPVLRRLYRDQIVTALEEIQAAKGPEGNPRWFRLLEGFAHTANLQEVRYDFQPAVFDIPEGGILSEVTVPFTQSRHGPSARAAPLYRLYYKSVYWVTGISVDEDGRPWYAILDDWLHYTYYARAEHLRPFAPEELAPISPDVPPDSKQIDVDLTRQTVTALECEQPVFTAVVSSGWLRKNPQPGQGRTITPIGRFRVFEKVPSRHMGNGRLTSEIEAYELPGVPFVSFFHILGTAFHGAYWHNDFGRPASQGCLNMRPDEARWLYRWIHPTVAWEIDPPKFEGQGTEVYLHD
- the groL gene encoding chaperonin GroEL (60 kDa chaperone family; promotes refolding of misfolded polypeptides especially under stressful conditions; forms two stacked rings of heptamers to form a barrel-shaped 14mer; ends can be capped by GroES; misfolded proteins enter the barrel where they are refolded when GroES binds), which codes for MSAKQLVFSDEARKRLKEGIEILANAVATTLGPKGRNVALDKKFGAPTITHDGVTVAKEIELEDPFQNMGAQLLKEAATKTNDIAGDGTTTSTVLAHAIVMEGLKSVAAGTNPMLIKHGIEKATEAVVEAIRGQSQKIETKEEIAHVATNSAADSQIGTLISDVMDKVGKDGVITVEESKSLQFETEYVEGMQFDRGYISAYFITSPEAMESVITEPHILIYDKKISAATDIVPILEKLVQTGKRELVIIAEEIEGEALATLVLNKLRGMLNVLAVKAPGFGDRRKAMLQDIAILTGGQVITEELGKKLENTTLADLGKCDKVVATKDDTTIVGGKGDAKKIKGRIEEIKVEIDKSTSDYDKEKLQERLAKLSGGVAVIRVGAATETELKEKKHRVEDALSAARAAVEEGIVAGGEISLINAASVLDKVKLDTEDGQVGVNIVRKALEAPIRRLAANAGEDGSVVIDAVRRKSAEAKSKHIGYNVLTNEYTDMIKAGIIDPVKVVRGALENAASIAAMILTTEALITDAPEKEKPAPMPPGGGMDY